Proteins found in one Cobetia sp. L2A1 genomic segment:
- a CDS encoding helix-turn-helix domain-containing protein, which produces MPRKPSASSESSAQDISPPDTQPTAAEQSAPKETITAAADETRLGLEQHIARALKQQRVSQGYKISDVSRIAGVSQGMISKVENAQVSTSLDTLNKLCNALSLPISKLFSDYDVNGRGAQLTKAGQGMQVVRTGTEVGHAYQLLSYKQGPKKLYEPFLITMDDASEVFPNFCHAGHEFIYLLSGHLTYRHGDKFYDMGPGDSLAFDAGVPHGPEKLNDVPIQLLSIIHYDDE; this is translated from the coding sequence ATGCCGCGAAAACCTTCCGCGTCTTCCGAGTCATCAGCGCAGGACATATCGCCACCTGACACACAGCCCACGGCTGCGGAGCAGTCCGCGCCGAAAGAGACCATCACGGCGGCCGCCGATGAGACTCGCCTGGGGCTTGAACAGCACATCGCGCGGGCACTCAAGCAACAACGTGTCTCTCAGGGTTACAAGATTTCCGATGTCTCGCGTATTGCCGGTGTCAGCCAAGGCATGATCAGCAAGGTGGAAAATGCCCAGGTCTCCACCAGCCTCGATACCCTGAATAAACTGTGCAATGCGCTGAGTCTGCCCATCTCGAAACTGTTCAGCGATTACGACGTCAATGGGCGCGGCGCCCAGCTCACAAAGGCGGGCCAGGGGATGCAGGTGGTCCGTACGGGTACCGAAGTGGGCCACGCCTATCAATTGCTAAGTTACAAACAAGGACCGAAGAAGCTCTATGAGCCTTTCCTGATCACGATGGATGATGCCAGCGAAGTCTTCCCGAACTTCTGTCACGCCGGGCATGAGTTCATCTATCTCCTCTCCGGTCACCTGACCTATCGTCATGGCGACAAGTTCTATGACATGGGGCCCGGCGATAGCCTGGCCTTTGATGCCGGTGTTCCGCATGGCCCGGAGAAATTGAATGACGTGCCCATTCAACTGCTGTCGATCATTCATTATGACGATGAGTGA
- a CDS encoding LysR family transcriptional regulator — MARRDEGMRGQLGDADLRLLRIFRKVVECGGFSAAEIELNISRAAISMAMSDLETRLGLKLCQRGRSGFSLTNEGREVHEAAMQMLAAAEGFRTRINGLHAWLKGELNIGITDNLVTMPEMHITHALSALKRHGPEVMINIRMIPPNEIERAVLDGRLHTGVIPTLKTLPGLEYRRLYEETSCLYCARGHALFREPAQGETLARGRPVGEEAIRQHDAVLPAYAQTPVIKALHEPLKAAASATDREGIAFLILSGSYLGYLPTHYAERWVRDGKMQAISPVAYSYVTYYSAITRKSRAPNLVLERYLKELDALRPTALS, encoded by the coding sequence ATGGCCAGACGCGACGAGGGCATGCGAGGACAGCTGGGAGATGCTGATCTGCGATTGCTGAGAATCTTTCGCAAGGTGGTGGAGTGCGGTGGCTTTTCGGCGGCCGAGATTGAACTCAACATCAGTCGTGCCGCCATCAGCATGGCGATGAGCGATCTGGAAACCCGTCTGGGGCTCAAGCTGTGTCAGCGTGGGCGCAGTGGCTTCTCCCTGACCAATGAAGGGCGCGAGGTGCATGAAGCGGCGATGCAGATGCTGGCGGCAGCGGAGGGCTTTCGCACGCGCATCAATGGTCTGCACGCCTGGCTCAAGGGCGAGCTGAACATCGGCATCACCGACAACCTCGTCACCATGCCCGAAATGCACATCACACATGCCCTGAGCGCCCTGAAACGCCATGGGCCGGAAGTGATGATCAACATTCGCATGATTCCCCCCAACGAGATCGAGCGCGCCGTGCTGGATGGCCGTCTGCATACCGGCGTGATCCCCACGCTCAAGACGTTGCCGGGGCTTGAGTATCGGCGGCTCTACGAGGAGACCTCCTGTCTTTACTGTGCACGCGGCCATGCTCTGTTTCGAGAGCCCGCGCAGGGAGAGACGCTGGCGCGGGGGCGTCCCGTGGGCGAAGAGGCCATACGCCAGCACGACGCGGTACTGCCGGCCTATGCGCAGACGCCCGTCATCAAGGCCCTGCATGAACCGCTCAAGGCCGCCGCGTCTGCCACTGATCGTGAGGGCATCGCCTTCCTGATTCTTTCCGGCAGCTATCTGGGCTACCTGCCCACGCACTATGCCGAGCGCTGGGTCCGTGATGGCAAGATGCAAGCCATCAGCCCCGTGGCCTATTCCTATGTCACCTATTACAGCGCCATCACGCGCAAGAGTCGCGCGCCCAATCTGGTGCTGGAGCGTTATCTGAAAGAATTGGATGCGTTGCGTCCTACTGCTCTTTCATGA
- a CDS encoding protein glxC, giving the protein MMKTHDLATTGLRELNQSLHDAQILSSAREWRVTNPDGAHNIACGINEDISVDIDGHAGYYCAGMNQKANITIHGNTGVGVAENMMSGCVRVKGDASQSAGATAHGGLLVIEGNAAARCGISMKGVDIVVKGSIGAMSAFMGQAGRMVVCGDAGEGLGDSLYEARLYVKGTVASLGADCIAKEMRTEHLEELGELLASAGIDEDPASFTRFGSARQLYHFKVDNASAY; this is encoded by the coding sequence ATGATGAAGACTCATGACTTGGCCACCACTGGATTACGCGAACTCAATCAGTCATTGCATGATGCACAGATACTTTCCAGTGCGCGTGAATGGCGAGTGACCAATCCTGATGGTGCACACAATATTGCCTGTGGCATCAATGAAGATATCAGTGTCGATATCGATGGGCATGCCGGCTACTACTGCGCAGGCATGAACCAGAAAGCTAACATTACCATTCATGGCAATACCGGAGTTGGTGTCGCCGAGAACATGATGTCAGGTTGCGTTCGCGTCAAGGGTGATGCCTCGCAATCAGCGGGTGCCACCGCGCATGGCGGCCTGTTGGTGATCGAGGGCAATGCCGCGGCACGCTGTGGCATCTCGATGAAGGGGGTCGATATCGTCGTCAAGGGCAGTATTGGTGCGATGAGTGCTTTCATGGGCCAGGCAGGTCGCATGGTGGTGTGTGGTGATGCAGGCGAGGGGCTGGGAGATTCCCTGTATGAGGCGCGTCTCTACGTGAAAGGCACGGTCGCATCTCTTGGCGCTGACTGTATCGCCAAGGAAATGCGCACCGAGCACCTGGAGGAATTGGGTGAATTGCTGGCGAGCGCCGGCATTGACGAAGATCCGGCCAGTTTCACGCGCTTTGGATCCGCGCGTCAGCTCTATCACTTCAAGGTCGACAACGCCTCAGCCTACTGA
- a CDS encoding PDR/VanB family oxidoreductase: MSRFMKARIAAVGQISTTVRRLTLVPAESGQSFTPFSPGSHIVLGIPGEGRTCRNAYSLISAPDDSSQYCIAVRRQPLSRGGSEAIHSRIKVGDVLEMSAPANLFLPQWQARHHLMLAGGIGITPFLSYLPELERRGASWELHLRSQDLDAVRFPEAAAHVASGGITQYRLERPNLAALLSRQPAGTHVYICGPQGMIDAVHAAAAALHWSSARVHHEVFAAPAPGMPFTAVARNSGVEVAVEADESLLEALERSGVETTSLCRGGVCGQCRVELLDGEAEHRDAFLNDQERASQRCIMPCVSRARSASLVLDL; this comes from the coding sequence ATGTCTCGCTTCATGAAGGCGCGCATCGCGGCAGTGGGTCAGATCAGCACCACTGTTCGCCGCTTGACCTTGGTACCTGCCGAGTCGGGGCAGTCATTTACCCCATTCTCGCCCGGCAGTCATATCGTGTTGGGCATCCCCGGTGAGGGGCGGACCTGTCGCAATGCCTATTCATTGATCAGTGCGCCAGATGACTCATCGCAGTACTGCATTGCCGTGCGTCGTCAGCCGCTGTCGCGGGGTGGCTCGGAAGCCATTCATTCGCGCATCAAGGTGGGAGATGTGCTGGAGATGAGTGCGCCGGCCAATCTTTTCCTGCCTCAGTGGCAGGCCCGCCATCATCTGATGCTGGCCGGTGGCATCGGTATCACGCCGTTTCTGTCGTATCTGCCGGAACTGGAGCGGCGAGGTGCCAGCTGGGAGCTGCATCTGCGCAGCCAGGATCTCGACGCGGTCAGATTCCCTGAAGCTGCCGCGCACGTCGCCAGTGGTGGCATCACTCAGTATCGGCTCGAACGCCCCAATCTAGCAGCGTTGTTGTCACGCCAACCCGCCGGAACCCACGTCTATATCTGCGGCCCACAAGGCATGATCGATGCCGTGCATGCGGCAGCGGCAGCGCTCCATTGGAGCTCGGCCCGTGTGCATCACGAAGTGTTTGCCGCCCCGGCGCCGGGTATGCCGTTCACGGCCGTGGCGCGCAACAGTGGTGTTGAGGTGGCAGTCGAGGCTGATGAATCATTGCTGGAAGCCCTCGAGCGTAGCGGTGTCGAGACGACGAGCCTGTGTCGTGGCGGTGTCTGTGGTCAGTGTCGGGTCGAGTTGCTGGATGGCGAGGCGGAACATCGCGATGCCTTCCTGAACGATCAGGAGCGCGCCAGTCAGCGTTGCATCATGCCCTGCGTTTCACGCGCTCGCAGCGCCAGTCTGGTGCTGGATCTCTGA
- a CDS encoding aminomethyltransferase family protein: MANSWRISALAEQHRALGAELEDWNGMGTAWNYAVSDTADDHETIRTRAGLMDVSGLKKIHCAGPHAQAVLDYVTTRDMSKLYPGKSVYASVLNEAGKFVDDCIVYCLAPNSYLFVHGTGTANEMLAKTALGRAVSLTFDDDMHDMSLQGPLAVDFLERHIPEIRELRYFHHLQTQLFGHHVMISRTGYTGERGYEIFCKAKDAPSLWEQILEDGAEMGIKPCSFGTLDWLRVESHLLFYPADNSETYPYADQPAGDTLWELGLDFTVSPGKTEFRGASDHFALQGKERVKVYGVLLDSKQVAQIGDQVYADGKCVGVITQGMYSRLSGRSMALARLAPGYAEHGTPLTLKTDTDGETSLSAISHSLPFDDPEKAKRLARG, encoded by the coding sequence ATGGCGAATTCATGGCGCATCTCGGCACTGGCCGAACAACACCGCGCGCTGGGCGCGGAGCTTGAAGACTGGAATGGCATGGGCACCGCCTGGAATTACGCGGTGTCAGACACAGCCGACGATCATGAAACCATCCGCACCCGTGCAGGGTTGATGGATGTCTCGGGCCTCAAGAAGATTCACTGTGCTGGCCCACATGCCCAGGCGGTATTGGATTACGTCACCACCCGCGACATGTCCAAGCTCTACCCGGGCAAGTCGGTGTATGCCAGTGTGCTCAATGAAGCCGGCAAGTTCGTCGATGACTGTATCGTCTATTGCCTGGCCCCCAACTCCTACCTGTTCGTGCATGGCACCGGCACCGCCAACGAGATGCTGGCAAAGACGGCGCTGGGTCGTGCCGTCAGCCTGACCTTTGATGACGATATGCACGACATGTCGCTGCAGGGCCCGCTGGCCGTGGACTTCCTGGAGCGCCACATTCCCGAGATTCGTGAACTGCGCTATTTCCATCACCTACAGACCCAGCTGTTCGGCCACCACGTGATGATCTCGCGGACCGGCTACACCGGTGAGCGTGGCTACGAGATCTTCTGCAAGGCCAAGGATGCCCCCTCTCTGTGGGAACAGATCCTCGAGGATGGCGCCGAGATGGGCATCAAACCGTGCAGCTTCGGCACGCTTGATTGGCTGCGGGTCGAAAGCCATCTGCTGTTCTATCCGGCCGACAACTCTGAAACCTATCCGTACGCTGACCAACCCGCGGGCGATACCCTGTGGGAATTGGGGCTGGACTTCACCGTCTCGCCAGGCAAGACCGAATTCCGCGGTGCCAGTGATCACTTCGCACTCCAGGGCAAGGAGCGCGTCAAGGTCTACGGAGTGCTGCTCGACTCGAAGCAGGTCGCGCAGATCGGTGACCAGGTCTACGCCGACGGCAAGTGTGTGGGTGTGATCACCCAGGGCATGTATTCCCGTCTGAGTGGTCGCTCCATGGCATTGGCACGTCTAGCGCCCGGCTACGCCGAACATGGCACTCCGCTGACACTCAAGACCGACACTGACGGTGAGACCAGTCTCTCCGCCATCAGTCATTCCCTCCCCTTTGATGATCCGGAGAAAGCCAAGCGACTGGCACGCGGCTGA
- a CDS encoding GNAT family N-acetyltransferase, whose translation MKIRLARLQDARGIAHVASALGYLPHEDDALILRRLEQLFSSAHDRIWVAEQNGNVIGWLHAQHAFRAASADFIEILGLSVAENARLQGTGRALAEQAKTWAATEHVTLRVRTNETRDVAKQFYAALGFALAKKQCVFQRSF comes from the coding sequence ATGAAGATTCGCCTTGCCAGACTTCAGGACGCCAGAGGGATAGCACATGTCGCCTCCGCGCTGGGTTACCTTCCCCATGAGGATGATGCGTTGATCCTTCGACGCCTTGAGCAGTTGTTCTCATCCGCTCATGATCGCATCTGGGTGGCAGAGCAGAATGGCAATGTGATTGGCTGGCTGCATGCGCAACACGCCTTCCGTGCCGCCTCGGCCGATTTCATCGAGATACTGGGCTTGTCCGTCGCCGAGAATGCTCGTTTGCAGGGCACAGGACGGGCACTGGCTGAGCAAGCCAAGACATGGGCTGCCACCGAACACGTGACCTTGCGCGTTCGCACCAATGAAACCCGTGATGTCGCCAAGCAATTCTATGCTGCCTTGGGCTTTGCTCTCGCCAAGAAACAGTGCGTTTTCCAGAGGTCATTTTAA
- a CDS encoding FMN-binding glutamate synthase family protein, protein MTDETQTQPYNPALRESATFGRDVIHEIQRAAETGIYDIRGWGAKRKVPHFDDLLFLGASMSRYPLEGYREKCETEVVLGTRHAKKPIVISTPVTIAGMSFGALSAQAKEALGRGASEVGTSTTTGDGGMTPEERGQSSRLVYQYLPSRYGMNPDDLRKADAIEIVLGQGAKPGGGGMLLGQKISERVAGMRTLPQGIDQRSACRHPDWTGPDDLAIKIAELREITDWQVPIYVKIGATRTYYDVKLAVKAGADVIVLDGMQGGTAATQDVFIEHVGIPTMAAIPQATQALQEMGLHREVQLIVSGGIRNGADVAKAIALGADAVAIGTAALIALGDNHPRYAEEYQKLGSAAGFYDDFQDGKCPAGISTQDPELSKRLDPVAAGKRLANYLRVLTLEAQTLARACGKSHLHHLEPEDLVALNVEAAAMARVPLAGTTWIPGQSGY, encoded by the coding sequence ATGACTGACGAAACTCAAACACAGCCCTACAACCCGGCACTGCGGGAATCCGCCACCTTTGGCCGCGATGTCATTCACGAGATTCAGCGTGCGGCAGAGACCGGCATCTATGATATTCGTGGCTGGGGCGCCAAGCGCAAGGTGCCACACTTTGATGACCTGCTATTCCTTGGGGCCAGCATGTCGCGCTACCCACTGGAAGGCTATCGCGAGAAGTGCGAGACCGAAGTCGTGCTGGGTACGCGTCACGCCAAGAAGCCCATCGTCATCAGTACACCGGTCACCATTGCCGGCATGAGTTTCGGTGCACTCTCCGCGCAGGCCAAGGAAGCGCTGGGACGAGGAGCCTCGGAAGTCGGCACCTCGACGACCACTGGTGATGGCGGCATGACGCCGGAAGAGCGTGGCCAGTCCTCACGTCTCGTCTATCAATATCTGCCGTCACGTTACGGCATGAATCCGGATGACCTGCGCAAGGCGGATGCCATTGAAATCGTGCTTGGCCAAGGTGCCAAGCCGGGCGGTGGTGGCATGTTGCTGGGCCAGAAGATCTCCGAACGCGTCGCGGGCATGCGCACGCTACCGCAGGGGATTGATCAGCGTAGTGCCTGTCGTCACCCGGACTGGACCGGCCCGGATGACCTGGCGATCAAGATTGCCGAGCTACGCGAGATCACCGATTGGCAGGTGCCGATCTACGTCAAGATTGGGGCGACGCGTACCTACTACGACGTCAAGCTGGCGGTGAAGGCAGGCGCGGATGTCATTGTGCTGGATGGCATGCAGGGCGGGACGGCAGCGACTCAGGATGTCTTTATTGAACACGTCGGCATCCCGACCATGGCGGCGATTCCGCAGGCCACTCAGGCACTCCAGGAGATGGGGCTGCACCGTGAGGTTCAGCTGATCGTGTCTGGTGGCATTCGCAACGGCGCTGATGTGGCCAAGGCGATTGCGCTAGGGGCAGACGCCGTGGCGATCGGTACCGCCGCGCTGATCGCGCTGGGCGATAACCATCCGCGTTATGCCGAGGAGTATCAGAAGCTGGGCTCCGCTGCAGGCTTCTACGATGACTTCCAGGATGGCAAGTGCCCGGCGGGTATCTCGACCCAGGATCCGGAACTCAGCAAGCGACTTGATCCGGTGGCTGCCGGCAAGCGTCTGGCCAATTATCTGCGCGTGCTGACGCTGGAAGCACAGACATTGGCCCGCGCCTGTGGCAAGTCTCACCTGCATCACCTGGAGCCGGAAGATCTGGTTGCCCTCAATGTGGAAGCCGCCGCCATGGCGCGTGTCCCGCTGGCAGGCACTACCTGGATTCCGGGTCAGTCGGGCTACTGA
- a CDS encoding dimethylamine monooxygenase subunit DmmA family protein, with protein MKSPQPISVTTGIRSRQHYPCIEALPSAQRYLVVSQAPVPGMAQAAVEQLEQLGQRVRVLLDRRVGAEASVLAALSEVPSDKATGVTGAWLEIPESVLTTQSRDEEAGSRHVLSDAINHVGASGCLIAIGSEHFVWQIAQQGQQRGLVQDDILMLPVAACGRHLFCVHCQHVTANVHHTPATCGGCGMSLEVRDHFSKRLGGYMGVRVDAEAPGELPETQEVAPCLAS; from the coding sequence ATGAAAAGCCCGCAACCTATTTCTGTCACTACCGGGATTCGCAGTCGCCAGCATTATCCTTGCATTGAGGCTTTGCCTTCTGCCCAGCGTTATCTGGTGGTCAGTCAGGCTCCTGTGCCCGGCATGGCGCAAGCCGCAGTCGAACAGCTCGAGCAGCTTGGCCAGCGTGTCAGAGTCTTGCTGGACCGTCGCGTAGGCGCTGAGGCGTCAGTTCTCGCCGCGCTGTCTGAGGTTCCATCTGACAAGGCAACTGGGGTGACTGGTGCCTGGCTCGAGATTCCCGAATCTGTTCTCACCACGCAAAGCCGTGATGAGGAGGCCGGATCACGACACGTACTAAGTGACGCAATCAATCACGTAGGCGCGTCGGGTTGTCTCATCGCCATCGGCAGCGAGCACTTCGTATGGCAGATCGCACAGCAAGGTCAGCAACGGGGGCTGGTACAGGACGACATCCTGATGCTGCCGGTCGCCGCCTGCGGACGGCACCTGTTCTGTGTGCACTGCCAGCATGTGACTGCCAACGTGCACCATACGCCTGCGACTTGCGGCGGTTGCGGCATGTCGCTGGAAGTTCGAGATCACTTTTCCAAGCGTCTGGGGGGCTACATGGGCGTGCGCGTCGATGCCGAAGCCCCGGGCGAACTGCCAGAGACACAGGAGGTAGCGCCATGTCTCGCTTCATGA
- the glnT gene encoding type III glutamate--ammonia ligase, whose protein sequence is MSPENAQQFIKDHDIRYLLAQFVDIHGAAKTKSVPANCLMDVVEKGAGFAGFAVSGLGMSPEGPDFMARGDLASLSLVPWQPGYARMACDGYVNGEPFANDSRVVLLKQLERMKDKGWTLNTGLEPEFSLFRRGESGQLLPVDESDTLAKPCYDYKGLSRSREFLERLVESLQAVDFDIYQIDHEDANGQFEINYTYSDALTSADRFTFVRMAAGEIANDLGMVCSFMPKPLADRPGNGMHFHLSVCDDSGRNLFADDSDVQGMGLSSLAYHFMAGLLAHAPALCAFAAPTVNSYKRLVGGGSTSGATWAPVFIAYGDNNRSAMVRVPYGRLEFRLPDAGCNPYLVHAAIIAAGLDGVARKLDPGTAHNINLYSLTPSECVEKGIEKLPQNLSLAIDALEADSILRESLGEGICEEFMRLKRDEWQEYNAQVSDWEVRRYAEFF, encoded by the coding sequence ATGTCTCCCGAAAATGCGCAACAGTTCATCAAGGATCACGACATTCGCTACCTGCTGGCGCAATTCGTTGATATTCATGGTGCCGCCAAGACAAAATCCGTTCCAGCCAACTGTCTGATGGACGTGGTCGAGAAGGGAGCAGGTTTTGCAGGTTTTGCCGTCAGTGGCCTGGGCATGTCGCCGGAAGGCCCCGACTTCATGGCCCGCGGCGATCTTGCCTCGCTGTCGCTGGTACCGTGGCAGCCAGGCTATGCCCGCATGGCTTGCGATGGCTACGTCAACGGTGAGCCGTTCGCCAATGACAGTCGTGTCGTGCTGCTCAAGCAACTGGAGCGCATGAAGGACAAGGGATGGACGCTGAACACCGGGCTCGAACCTGAGTTTTCGCTGTTCCGCCGCGGTGAGAGCGGCCAGCTCTTGCCGGTGGATGAGAGCGATACTCTTGCCAAGCCTTGTTATGACTACAAGGGATTGTCGCGCTCGCGGGAGTTTCTCGAGCGGCTGGTGGAATCCCTGCAGGCGGTGGACTTCGACATCTATCAAATCGATCACGAAGACGCCAACGGCCAGTTCGAGATCAATTACACCTACAGCGATGCGCTGACTTCGGCTGACCGTTTCACCTTCGTGCGCATGGCGGCCGGTGAAATCGCCAATGATCTGGGCATGGTGTGCTCCTTCATGCCCAAGCCGCTGGCAGATCGCCCTGGCAACGGCATGCACTTCCACCTGTCTGTCTGTGATGACAGCGGTCGCAATCTGTTCGCGGACGATTCCGACGTACAGGGCATGGGGTTGTCGTCATTGGCGTATCACTTCATGGCGGGTCTGCTGGCTCACGCCCCAGCGCTGTGTGCCTTTGCGGCACCGACCGTCAATTCCTACAAGCGTCTCGTCGGCGGTGGCAGCACCAGTGGCGCGACCTGGGCGCCCGTCTTCATTGCCTACGGTGACAACAACCGTTCCGCCATGGTGCGTGTGCCCTATGGCCGCCTTGAATTCCGCTTGCCTGATGCCGGCTGCAACCCCTACCTCGTCCACGCCGCCATCATCGCGGCAGGGCTGGATGGCGTGGCGCGAAAACTTGATCCGGGCACGGCTCATAACATCAACCTGTATTCCCTGACCCCGAGCGAGTGCGTGGAGAAGGGCATCGAGAAGTTGCCCCAGAACCTCTCGCTGGCCATCGATGCGCTGGAAGCGGACAGCATCCTGCGCGAAAGCCTGGGGGAAGGCATCTGCGAGGAATTCATGCGCCTCAAGCGTGATGAGTGGCAGGAATACAACGCTCAGGTCAGTGACTGGGAAGTCCGTCGCTACGCCGAATTCTTCTAG
- a CDS encoding heme-dependent oxidative N-demethylase family protein: MQFAPRDDQAFHGQFTFKNSAHAIKRFPFPFPEDEYRYSVNIEPHALPGKSGSITEHMLDIDEHYLSETAERARVLDSDPKRCLVMPHMQPAAWDFLEFVMTYYARDYPESFSFERQGDDCHWRNHLLGLEQSFRMGDDTTLPMAPLDYIGRQVQGDIALLDQRDGDLFMDAGMITCPADWSLAFDAGMSFSQWHGPVPLAHEMGIFERALKYLCAIQVGGPVHRLNWTMTIHPRMDSSPETFSEWGSDRATITPDNAGRDVHLRVELQTLVRMPRSHALFFGIRTYLINLDDLCTNPVWQSRLLKVLHTLPPELIEYKGLTRYLPSVLEWLERREAGVGASQAEKQSA, encoded by the coding sequence ATGCAGTTTGCACCCCGTGATGATCAGGCTTTCCATGGTCAATTTACCTTCAAGAATTCAGCGCACGCCATCAAGCGCTTCCCGTTTCCGTTTCCGGAAGATGAGTATCGTTATTCAGTCAATATCGAGCCGCATGCCTTGCCAGGCAAGTCGGGTTCCATCACCGAGCACATGCTGGATATCGATGAGCATTATCTGAGCGAGACCGCCGAGCGGGCACGTGTGCTGGACAGTGACCCCAAGCGTTGCCTGGTGATGCCACACATGCAGCCCGCAGCGTGGGATTTTCTCGAATTCGTGATGACGTATTACGCCAGGGATTACCCCGAGTCCTTCAGTTTCGAACGCCAGGGTGATGACTGTCACTGGCGCAACCATCTTCTGGGGCTGGAGCAGTCCTTCCGCATGGGCGATGACACCACGCTGCCCATGGCGCCGCTGGACTATATCGGTCGTCAGGTACAGGGCGACATCGCGTTGCTGGATCAGCGTGACGGCGACCTCTTCATGGACGCCGGCATGATCACCTGCCCGGCGGACTGGTCACTGGCGTTTGATGCCGGCATGAGCTTTTCCCAATGGCATGGCCCGGTGCCACTGGCACACGAGATGGGCATCTTCGAGCGGGCACTGAAATACCTGTGTGCCATTCAAGTCGGTGGGCCAGTACATCGCCTCAACTGGACCATGACCATTCATCCGCGCATGGACAGTTCGCCAGAAACCTTCTCGGAGTGGGGCAGTGATCGCGCCACCATCACGCCGGACAATGCCGGACGCGATGTTCATCTGCGCGTCGAGCTGCAGACGCTGGTGCGCATGCCGCGGAGTCATGCGCTGTTCTTCGGCATTCGTACTTATTTGATCAACCTTGACGATCTCTGCACCAACCCCGTATGGCAGTCTCGTCTATTGAAGGTGTTGCATACGCTGCCGCCGGAGCTGATCGAGTACAAGGGACTGACACGTTATCTGCCCAGTGTGCTCGAGTGGCTGGAGCGGCGAGAGGCTGGCGTCGGTGCAAGCCAAGCGGAAAAGCAAAGTGCATGA
- a CDS encoding class II glutamine amidotransferase, with protein MCGIVGLYLKNPALESRLGELFEPMLISMTDRGPDSAGFAIYGDEYDAGIKLTLQSDAPAEDWSLIASGLGEQVGTVADWFSNASVAVFKLEGEEGAVREWLTMNAPQIRVLSVGQSIEILKAVGLPAHIASLYGLKNMKGSHIIGHTRMATESAVTLQGSHPFSTGRDLCLVHNGSLSNHNWLRTKLKREGISFETDNDSEVAAGYLTWRLEQGDSLEAALNGALKDLDGFFTFAIGTRDGFAVVRDPIACKPAVIAETDDYVAMASEYRALASLPGIKDARVWEPEPGRIYLWERETSRTEAA; from the coding sequence ATGTGTGGGATCGTAGGCCTATATCTCAAGAATCCAGCATTGGAGTCGCGCCTGGGCGAGCTGTTCGAGCCCATGTTGATCTCGATGACGGACCGCGGCCCGGACAGCGCCGGCTTTGCCATCTATGGCGATGAATATGATGCTGGCATCAAGCTGACGCTGCAAAGCGATGCTCCAGCAGAAGACTGGAGCCTGATTGCCAGCGGACTGGGCGAGCAAGTAGGGACAGTGGCGGACTGGTTCAGCAATGCCAGTGTCGCGGTCTTCAAGCTCGAGGGTGAAGAAGGTGCCGTGCGCGAATGGCTGACGATGAATGCGCCCCAGATTCGCGTACTCAGCGTTGGGCAGAGCATCGAGATTCTCAAGGCCGTCGGCCTGCCAGCACATATCGCCAGCCTTTATGGCCTCAAGAACATGAAGGGCAGCCACATCATCGGGCATACCCGTATGGCGACCGAAAGCGCCGTGACGCTACAGGGGAGTCATCCGTTCTCCACCGGTCGTGATCTGTGCCTGGTGCATAACGGCTCGCTGTCCAATCACAATTGGCTGCGCACCAAGCTCAAGCGTGAAGGCATCAGCTTCGAGACCGACAATGATTCCGAAGTGGCGGCAGGTTACCTGACCTGGCGTCTGGAGCAGGGCGACAGTCTGGAAGCCGCACTTAACGGTGCCCTCAAGGACCTGGACGGCTTCTTCACCTTTGCCATCGGTACCCGTGATGGCTTTGCCGTGGTGCGCGACCCGATCGCCTGCAAGCCTGCCGTGATCGCCGAGACGGATGATTACGTGGCCATGGCCTCTGAATATCGTGCCCTGGCCAGTCTGCCGGGCATCAAGGACGCCCGTGTCTGGGAGCCAGAGCCGGGAAGAATCTATTTATGGGAACGTGAAACGTCCCGTACGGAGGCCGCGTAA